The Couchioplanes caeruleus nucleotide sequence GTGAAGATGAACATGATGACGACGAGCCAGCCGGCCCGGCCCCACGAGTCCAGCACGTTGAAGTGGCCGAGCAGCGACAGGTCCGGGGTGTCGACGATCTTGTCCGGCAGCGTCGGCACGTTCAGCGACCAGCCGGACGGGTTCGGCTTGCCGTCCACGAACGACGGCCCGATGTTGCCGATCGCCTCGACGACGATCGCCAGCACGGTCGTGCCGAGGATGCCGAGCAGGATGGCGCCCTTCACCTTGCGGACGAAGAGCACCAGCGTGAACAGCAGGCCGATGCAGAAGACCAGCAGCGGCCAGCTCGTCAGCTTGCCGCCGATGCCCAGCTCGACCGGCACGGTGGTGCCCGACGCGTCCGGGATGCGGCGGACGAACCCGGCGTCGACCAGGCCGATGATCATCAGGAACAGGCCGATGCCGACGCCGATGGCGGTCTTCAACTGCGTGGGCACGGCCCGGAAGACGGCCGTACGCAGCCCGGTCAGCACCAGGACGGCGATGATCACGCCCTCCAGGAAGACCAGGCCCATCGCGTCGGCCCAGGTCATCTCGGGCGCGATCTCGTACGCGACCAGCGCGTTCACGCCCAGCCCGGCGGCGAGCGCCAGCGGGAACCGCGCCACGACGCCCATGAGAATCGTCATCACGCCGGCGACCAGGGCGGTGCCGGCGGCCAGCGCGGCGACGGGCAGCTTCCCGCCGACCTTGTCCACGCCGGCGGCGAGGATCAGCGGGTTGAGCACGACGATGTAGGCCATCGTGAAGAACGTGGCGAGGCCGCCGCGCACCTCGCGCCCGACGGTCGAGCCGCGGGCCGAGATCTCGAAGAACCGGTCAAAACCGTTTCGGGGGGTACGCCCGGACGAGGCGAGTCCCTCGTCGGCGGAGGTAGTGGACATCGGTGCCCTTCCACGTGGAGCAAGCGGCAACTGTTACGCGCATCGAATCAGACCGCTGACCTCGGTAAAAGATCA carries:
- a CDS encoding NCS2 family permease; translation: MSTTSADEGLASSGRTPRNGFDRFFEISARGSTVGREVRGGLATFFTMAYIVVLNPLILAAGVDKVGGKLPVAALAAGTALVAGVMTILMGVVARFPLALAAGLGVNALVAYEIAPEMTWADAMGLVFLEGVIIAVLVLTGLRTAVFRAVPTQLKTAIGVGIGLFLMIIGLVDAGFVRRIPDASGTTVPVELGIGGKLTSWPLLVFCIGLLFTLVLFVRKVKGAILLGILGTTVLAIVVEAIGNIGPSFVDGKPNPSGWSLNVPTLPDKIVDTPDLSLLGHFNVLDSWGRAGWLVVIMFIFTLLITDFFDTMGTMVAVGQEGGLLDAEGMPPRTREILLVDSVAAAAGGAASVSSNTSFIESASGVAEGARTGAANLVTGVLFLLATFLAPLVTVVPFEAASTALVVVGFLMMMAVRQIDWTDYEIAIPAFLTITLMPFTYSISNGIGAGVVSYVLLKVAVGKGRQVHPLLYGVAVLFVLYFLRGPLESVLL